The sequence ATTTCATTGTCAGAGACTGAAATCGGAACTCTCGAAGAAGTATGACTTGAGAAGAGATGCCTCATCTCGGCTAGGGAATCAGATCCGCGCGGACTATAGACGAGATTGAATTCATCTCCTTTAGTAGGCTTAGTTGGCTCGGAAGAAGGAGAAGTGAGTCAGAAGTTGATCAGCTAGGAGAGGTTCATTCTTCAGTTGCTGCGAGCTCTCCTTTCCTTCCCGCCCCATGATCGGCATCTCAAGAAAAATGCTTTCAAGAAATGAAAGGCCCCGGGAAATCTAAATTTTCATGGGTACATAGGTGGAAAGTCAGAAAATTCTGCATTCTCAAAATTCATGGGGTAGTACCACTTGCGATGAAAAGCGGATTCGGTAAAGGAATGAATTGACTCAAACCAAGGGTCACCCGTACCCGGTCCTTGAGTCATTTTTTTTCTTGCATCCATGACTGACCCCCACTCGTTGAGGAAGTTTAGAGGATGTCCGCTGAGGCTATAGCAAGAAGCTTTCCTTTCTGGCTTTAGTTGATGAGCATGCCTCCCGTCACTCCCCCGGGTTCCTTTCTGTCTCAAGCCTCGACTCGAGGTGAATGGCTGAAAGCCTTTATCATTCAAAGGATAGACGGACGAGAagtagaaagagaaaaaggaatCGGCAGCCTTATCTTTATCAAGACTAGAACATTAGTATGCGGGAGATTCATTAGTCGGCTCATAAGTAGCTTGGGCTTTCTCTTTATTTGTAGTCTTATTCCTTTAAGTAGTCGGGGGAATAAgtcctttcttttctattcATCATTagtcttgaaatttctctttgctcttcttctttttcgGCTCATAAGTAGCTTTGGCTTTCTCTTTCAAGTCGGAGATTGTCGGAGATTTCTGAATTTGGAAAAGAAAGGCTCAAATCTATGGTTTTGGTCTATAGgaattcttctttttcttcagtAGCTTATTTGGAGTCAAGGATAGGGattttcttctcattttcttCACACAAGTCAATGATTAGGAGGTAGTAGTTTCACGAGTAAGAACGAGGATAGACTAACTAATCCGTAAATGCAGGGTTATGGGACAGGGGCGAAGGCAAGAAAGTCGACCAAAGGCGGTAACTCGACCAAAGAAGGCAAGCCCTATCCTAGCATATAGTGGTGTGGAATGAACTTTCTGGTTTGTGGATGATTTTCTTTATTCAAGGCCTTGCTCGAGGAGAATTAGAAAGATAAGAAACCTCCAAATGTCCATGTCCCAAAGAAGATGTGAAGACAAGGCTTCAAACCGCTACGTGGGAGCCGTCAAAGACCCGACTCACCCGaaaccgctacgtggggaaAGCCCTTTCATAGGAATGAAATTCAGGTATCCGTGTGTGAATAACTGAACTTCGTCAAATAAGTGGAATATCAGAGTCCTCCGGACGGGTCCTCCAGACCTCTTTTATCCTAACTACGCGGTTTTGATCGTTTAGAAAGAGTATGAAATTACTATGCGGTAGGACCCACAGGATAGGAATTTGCTCCACCAGATTGAGTGGTCAGTcttctttcttccatttgctTCTTCCCTTGCTCTTCTTGTGAGATCGGTATGCTCTCCCATATCTCTCCCAGGCCGTCGGCCTCAAAACTCccagaaagatcaagcctatggTCGAAAGACGATGAATCTTTTTCCAAGTAAATAAATAAGGGAAATAGGCCAATCTTGCCCATGGATGATAAGCGAGGAGAATCAATCCAAGTTTACCTTTACCTTCGATTTTCTTAGAATTTTCAGGTCTATGACCCGTCCCATAAGCCGAAACCTCAATTTCCTCCTTCCTTTCGCACAAAGGCAGACAAAAAGAGATATGACCTGGCTACTAAGACGGAGAAAAGATCTCACCTGCCCGCACTAGATAACTAGCTAGATATTCCCTCAAACCCCTGTTCAGGAGGCTGAAAGGCCTgtagtggagtctgcttcattCTCTGAAAAGAGTGACGGGGAAGCCCGAGGGACAAAGTGGGCTCGAGAGGGACTAAGAAAGATAAGAGAAAGTTGAGACAGGAAGAGGAAGCAAAGAaccaagaaaaaagaagaaaaaactcgtagtttatTCTAGTTTGGAGAGGGACCAAGTCGAGACTAGGATCGGCTGACTTTTCACTAGCTAGACGGTTTTTTCTAATCAAGTAAGGAAGCGGAGCGGGACAAAGGCCCcttaagaaaagagaagaagaagaaagccggAGGCAGCAAACCCTCTTCCCTTGTTTCATTGAATGAGTATGGGCCTTGAATGAGATCTCTTGAGCCTCTATCGGGGCTGATTTCTTTCTCTTCATCCTTGGATTTCAATCGCCTTCTTTGGCCTGAATCTCATCTTACCAGCGCTGATCGAAGAAGACCTCCCCTCAGTCAAGCAGACGCTTCCTCTTACCTCGACCCGTCCCCTAACCCGAACCGCCGATCCTATGTGTGCCTCCCCTATGACCAGGAAGACGGAGTTTGCTATTGAGGTCGGTCCTTGAATCCGAGTCAAATCGAGTCAAATCACATTCTTCCATGGAAAGCATGAAATTTCTTCCTGATTTTGACAGTTTCTGGATAGGACTTGAATCAGCCAGAGGCCTTGGTGGGGGGACTGCCTCTTCTTCTACACCGCTCCGTGGGGCTTCGCACCGCCCTCAATTCACAAGGGCTGCCTCTAGCCCAGAAGGGCATTAATTAGATAAGCAAGAAAGGGAGCTCAACCTGCAAAAAAAGAGTGAAATCGGATCACTCGCGAAGACAgctaagatcaagcccttgttcattgagttgattTGAGTGTGAAATTGAGGCCTTGTTTCGAACAAAGGCTTTCATCCATGCTTCGATTCGGGTGGAGGGCTAGGAGCTGCGCAAAGAGACCGGCCCGGCCTCCTTTCATTCACCATCTTCTGGGGAGTCGCAGTTGAGTATTTGTACGGATGTCTTTTTCATATGCAAACTTGTTTNNNNNNNNNNNNNNNNNNNNNNNNNNNNNNNNNNNNNNNNNNNNNNNNNNNNNNNNNNNNNNNNNNNNNNNNNNNNNNNNNNNNNNNNNNNNNNNNNNNNAGCTCAGCGATTCTTGAGAATATGGTATACGATTCAGAAGTCAGAAGAAATAGCACAACCCAATCCGGGCAAAATCAGGGTAAGGGACGGATCCCGCCATCAGGCTTGTACAGGTCCCCGAGCACATCTGATCTCTCTCATGGAAAGGAGCGAAGCAGGAAGGCTTGGTAAGCAAGCAGTTATGTAGGCTTTTTCTCGGCTCAGAGCGGGTCCGGCTCGAATCCGTCTTGCAGGGAGCTCTCGGGTTATCTGATGTAGGGATCAATTCGGCTCTCCTAACTGAATGAAAGAGAATCAGTGCGGGCTAGGTTGCGGTAGCAGTCCTTCTTTTTCTGACTGTGGTTGTCTCATAGGTTGCAGTTGCAGGATAAGTAGTAGTTCTGGATTTCCTTCGATCGATAGGGTATCTCAAAGCTTTAATGATCATCAGATAGAGATAAGAAATATCAAGGCCTTTCACGAGATTCAAGGGGATCAACTAGGTGATTGATTACAATCCCATTCAATGAATCAATAGACCAGCCTCAATTGTCCGAACCATGGTGCACTAACTCAGGCCTGATTTCACACCCGGTTAGAGGAGGCCGATTTCACTCTTTCCGCTTTTTTCGACTTCTGTCTATGAAAGAAGAGCTTTCTAGCTGAATGTGGTCCTAGCAGCCCCTGTCTTTCCTCCTTTGGTGGGTCTGAGGCTGAAACTTCTACTTCAACAACGACTGATTGATATCCGGCTTGGGGGCCGCGAGTGCCATATCTCTTGGATCCTTTTGCTCTTGAATTAGCAATTTTCTTTGGGATTTGAATCAAAGAAAGAAGGGAAGGCTGAAGGCTCTTTCTCGCCTTTAGTTCGCCCCGGTCTTTCAATCCGAGTCCTTGTTTTCGGTATAATCAAAAGGCATAATCAGAGATTGGAATCTAGAATCCAAGGGGCGCCCATTACGGGGTCCTTCCTTCAATAAGAGAAAGGGAATCCGGATCCGTTGAAGTGGAAGAAGGGAGATCTTGTGCAAGGTTGTAGAAGGAGAAAGAGTGGGCTAAGAGGATGACGGAAGAGAGTCATCGGCCCGTGGTCAGTAGCCTTCTTTCTCACTTTTGCCCTTGAGTATGCTAGTCGATCGGAATCAGAAGTGGAAGCTTTTCTGGGACCTCCTCTCAAAGGTAATTCGATGTAGAATGAGAAGAGGAGATCCTAATTCCCCAGCTGGCTTGCTTTGGCTACCCTCCCTGGACCTGAAAGACAGAGCGCCAATTACACCGCCCACTACGCGGTTCTTTCCTCGTCCCTAAAGTCTCGGCTTTGTCCCTCTTCCGTGGGTCCAGTGACTTTGTCCCTATCGTGAAGGCAGGGCAGAGCTTTTCTGGTACCTTGTGTGCGGAAAGTCAAAATTCTGCTTTTTCTAGGGAGAGGGGCGAAGAGACTCGACCGTAGGGGAGAGGGGCGAAGAGGACTCGACCGTAGGGAGAGGGGCGAAGAGACTCGACCGTAGGGAGAGGGGCATAGGCGCATAGTTGAGTACTTTCATAGGGATCTCGATCTCCGATCTGTTCTTGAAGGGAATGAAGTAGCGGTTGGAGCTGAGCCTGCGAGATTACCCGACCACCTGATTTCATTTCTTTCATTCCCCAGCATCCTGGGATGTGTCCCGCACCCTGATTTTCATGGGCATAATGGACTTCCGCTCTCATGCATGAAAAAAGTTCATAAGGAAAGACCTCTCCTCTTGAGTCTGATTCAAAATAGTAGGCCCACTCCACGGCAAAGAGCTCTTTATTCGGAAAGAAATCTGAATCATTTCACATTTCGAAATTAGATAAGTTTCATTCAACTCCTTCTCAACGAACATTTTTTTCATTCAActctctctcctttcagtcgcctcgctctcctttcagtcgagaccttgttcattgatttctttGTCTTTcgctctttcttccttttcttcctttaagtaggttgtCGCTTCTCGTGTGCCCTATAATTgctttattcgcaaattcttctattaatcgtcgggctcctctcctatatctgaaaactacgagtaccttcgctctgaacctatatctgaaactacttTTGACTTCGCTCCTTCTTTATATTAGAATtcaggagtgcaacgaaagaaatccatataaagaataacctcaactcctcgcaaattctttgcgccttgttcattgatgaagcttgaatcttggactcctttcgcaactcctacggagcctcctcctcttcttttttagccTTCTACGTCTGAAATCTACCCTAATATtccaggttaatatggatagtccttcggagtcctccgtagcttaattagtggaatgaatgaggactgaggctcgactgaaaggagaggagtaTATAGGTCTTCTTTTTATGATAAGAAAGCAAATAGCATTTCCTATTGATTTGTCCCCTGGACTGGACCTATTCTGATTCTGAATTATCCGTCGCTACGCTGTTCCCAAGGACTAGCAAAATCGAAATAGCGAAATTCTTGGGTCATCTCAATGGGTTCAGAAACCACACGTTTCTCTGGATCATCATAGCGTACTTCCACATATCCACTCAGAGGAAGGTCTTTTCGTAATGGATGACCCTCGAAACCATAATCTGTTGATATACGGCGTAGATCCGGATGATTGATGGGAAGAAACACCAAACATATCCCAAACTTCTCGCTCCCACCGGCGGCTGATGGAAATAGACTGACTACCGGAGATATTCGTGTTACTTCGTCTGCACTGGTTTGTACACGAATGCGTGAGTTATACCGAGTACTCAGTAAATTATAGACCACTGAAAATCTGAGTTTTCGAGAGGGGATAATCAACTCCGCAAATATCGATCGAAACTTGAACCCTTGTATAGGTATGCAATTTGAGAAAGCACAACAATTGAAATTAGGTAGTCCGTATTGGTATCCGATCTATTCCCATGTTCCcgatctttctctttttttgacCCATTTCTTGGGGAGAGTCTCCcaactatatttgaaaatggaTTGGTTATCcataaggctcaaagaatttgagtctAGTTCCGCTTCTttcaagaaaaatgaagaaagacttGTCGGAAATCGCCGGTTGGGTTGGTCCAACCAAGAAAGGCATGGGAGAAAGAAAGATGCATGATTGAAGCGTCGAAatccacttttctttttttcatagGTCAGGCAAAGTTTCTTTTTTCACCACAATATTCGTTTCTTTTGGGGTGAATGCTCTGAATGCTGAATCGATCATTCGATATCCTTTGCCTTATGAGAGGACAGAATGGAAGAAAAGTAATGAAACCCGCGATGGCTACTGAATAACCTCCTTTGACTTTCTCAATAATCAAGCCTTTGACTTTTTGATTCCTTTGCCAAATCTTGTTCAGTTCCATCCAAGCTCGGTTTTGTCTGAATCTTcgtggaagaagaaaaaggggtTCACCAGCCACTACATCTGTGGATCCCACCAAATAATCATTCAACCTGGCGGCAGCTCGCTCTTTGATCAGTGATTCGCCGGCCACTAGATCGATGAAGAATCTCTCCAAAATTGGCTCTTTGATCAGTGATTCACCGGCCACTAGATCCAGGGATCCCACCGCTACGTGGGTCTCAACCCTGGCGGCTCGGTTGATTGGCACTCCTGTAGGCTCATCTTGCATACAAATGATGGGGGTCCCACCAGGTCCTGCATCCACCAAGAACATTTCTTCCCTGAAGCGTAAAACTGAAGATTGTAAGGCGTTTTACACTCCCTAAGAAAAAACTCGAATTAGATCTTGGAAATAATAGACGAAAATAGATGCTAATCATCAgctttttttcctttccctcCTCCCTCCTCCCTCTTCCCTCCTCCTCTTCTCTTCCTATTGATCAGAAGGATCCAGCAGGCCTCACCCCAGTTCGAGTTTTCCTCTGAAAGTTGAAGATAGGGTCTCGAAGTAGATAAGTTCGGGATCCAAAATCAATATAAGGGTTGGGACTAAATAAATGCAAAAATCAGCCTTTTTCCATTtcccaaaaaaaagaaaactccgCGGTCCCGAACATCACAAGAAATCCAGCAAGAAAAGCTACTTAAGAAAGAGCTGAAACTGGGGAGGGGCAAGATCCGCAACCTCTGCCGAAACATCGACGACTGATTCCGGCCCAAGAGCCTACTCAATtcacccacgtagcggtaaagGAGGGTCAGCTTCTTCCTCCCCTTCTATTGTCAAGAATCAAAGGTTTCCGCGCATTTCATCGGTTGAAGACCGCGTAGTGGGGCTTTTCTACCTCTGCAAAAGAACCCATTTTAGTTGAGGACATCTAGCCTAGGTCAAAACCTGAGTGAGATGTGAAACCTCGTAACTCCGCAGCTGCTTCTAACGGGACTGACCCCAGTTCACGCTAAGATTCAGCCAGGGATCCGGTTGGGCGCGGAGTGCAAGGTCTAGATCCCTTTCCGAGGTTCTTTATACTAAACTCATGTGTGAAGCTAATGTCCATATATAAGGGAAGAGACTTTCAAAGTGAACCGAAACCTGTCCTCACTTGACTCTTCCACCCAGAAGGATAGGCTTGAGTATTTATTTGAGGTTTAGTAATAAGGAATCTCGTCCCCATTTTTTCTTGTCTTTCCTTTAAGCCCTTAAAGTAGGTTCCCAGTCGCTTCGCTTGGCGCCTTTAAGTAGGTGATGTtctccggtccgtggtagtttaattgctCCCGAAACTCAGTAGAAGCTTTACGAGCTGAACGGTGTCAAGAAGGAGCTGACTCATTCTCTTGTGACTCATTCAATCCCTTTCACGGCTGGCTTTTCTTCCGAGCCGGATTAGTCTTATGAAATGGCCCTCAAATTGAGCCTttgttcgcaaattctttgcgcctttatTTATGTAGAATCAGACTTTACGGAATCAGACCTCTTGGTCTCGTATATTTGACTGACGAAGTGGAAATCTTCGATCCCACTATTCATAGTTAGCGCTTAGCTCCGATCCCGTAATAAAGCCATCTACCCTATAGTCGGCAGCTGAAACTCTGTCTCGCTCAATTCATCTTCACCTTTGTCTTTCTTCTGGAAGTCTTTCTCTTTCTGACGCTTCAGGGGACCCCACTAAAGAAGGTCGAGCTTCGGCCCGAACCTTGTCTGCCGAACTCTCATCCCGATTGAGGTGAAAATAGAAGCAAAGCCCCCCTATCTTTATGGCGAAAGAAAGCCGTCAGTCAGAATACGGCTGTATCGGAGAGAGGTTGCGGagcaattaaactaccacggaccggtgtgAATAGCACAGTTTAGGGAGAAATGCTAGAGGAAAATAATGGATTTCTAGTCCCTTCGGACGGATCGGGAACATCCGAGATTACCACTATCTCAGAATTATGGAATACGGAATAACAAATAACCCTACTAACCCACTACGCGGTCAATCCGATCCTATTCTAACCCTGCCCCTATTCAGGTCTAGCGCTTCGACCCTAACCATCCGCGGATCCCACTCCTGGCTGACTCTTTCTTCTTAGAATACGAACTGATCCTAATCTCCAGTAGTCTTCCTTTGCCCAACTCGTGAACTCAGTATCCTTCCCCGGTCCCCATTGGGAAAGCTGCTTGCGAGCCTAAGAATGAAATACCTTCtccaaggcatccttattttGGCCTAATGGCATAAGGGAACTGAGAATGCTGTCTGAACTTATGAAATTAGCGCGTAGTGGGCTAAATCCGAGTAAACAAAGCCTCTCGACCCCGTAGTTAGGATCAAAGAGGTCTGGAGGACCTATATACGGAGGAGGAGGTGCTCAGTCCTTGTTTTGATCCATATGAACTTCTTTTCTATCTTTGTTCTAGCTTGTTCTTAGTCTAAGAGGTCAGATCCTTATATCCTTTCTTTCAAACTAGACTCCTTCTACGCCGTCCTCCGGACTCGTTCCAGAAAGAAAATGACGGTTCTGGCAGTCTGATTCTGTGTCCATTTTGAACATCTCTGACCCCCATAAAGACATAATATCTCAAATCTGATCATGGAAGATCTTTCCGCTATtatgaaagagaaagcctatcttGCAGAAGTTCACCCATTAAGGATGCGGGGCGGAGAATGTGAAAAGCGAGACCTTTTTACGATAAGATAAGAGAACTGCTTTTTTCGGATAAGCTGTTGCCGCTCTTCTCTTAGAGCTCTTTAGTCCCATCCCtacagatgaatatggatataaacaagtccagAGGACGTCCTGGAGGAGTATATAGAGCGAGTGACTCAAAGAAAGAAGGCCCAGCGACTGCCCTCTTTGACTTTCAAAATTCATCCCTTAACCCCTCAGGTCTAGGGCACTACGAGTGGGTTGGATAGAATCTAGGTTTTTGCCAGCGCTTCGGCTTTTTTGCCTGTCCATTTCCTGGGCTGGGTTCTTAGCTTAGGAAGTGAGCCCGAAAAGGAAGGGCATCcagacaaaagaaagaaaagatctggaaagaaagaagagatCTTGATAGTTGCGAACCACTCTCCCAATCAATGAAatcaaagagaaaaagagggaGCTCAATGTGAACTATAAGTCAAGTCATGGATTGCCTCACGTGAGGATGATGCCCTGAATG comes from Cucumis melo cultivar AY chromosome 12, USDA_Cmelo_AY_1.0, whole genome shotgun sequence and encodes:
- the LOC127144427 gene encoding uncharacterized protein LOC127144427, producing the protein MFLVDAGPGGTPIICMQDEPTGVPINRAARVETHVAVGSLDLVAGESLIKEPILERFFIDLVAGESLIKERAAARLNDYLVGSTDVVAGEPLFLLPRRFRQNRAWMELNKIWQRNQKVKGLIIEKVKGGYSVAIAGFITFLPFCPLIRQRISNDRFSIQSIHPKRNEYCGEKRNFA